Genomic DNA from Molothrus aeneus isolate 106 chromosome Z, BPBGC_Maene_1.0, whole genome shotgun sequence:
CTGACTATGAGAATTTCTCTTGCTCCTGGACCTCCAGTGTGGAGACCTTCCTTCCCACCAGATACATCACCACATACAGGTGAAGTATCTCCACAGGGCATGGAATGGGCTTGTTATGGTGTCAGCTCTGGGTCACAGCCAAGGATAACCACCAGATCCATCTGGCCATCCCACACATGCCCTGGGTTCACCTCCTGCCCCAAGGACCGCACTGCACCCCAGAGCAGGTcctgttttggggtcagcagaGCACCAAGCCTTTGCTTGCTTTCAGTGGGGgtctcagcagcactgaggggctggcacaggcagactccctccctgctgacagctctgccagcaccagagGGGCAATAAAAGAGAAGCAGGTCATCTGCAAGCCTCCACACTCCGGCATGCTTTGGGATGAAAGGAGCCCTGACAGCATTGCTGCTTCTAATTATCCCTGCAAGCCAAATTAGTGGGCGGCTTTGAAGTCCAATGGAGCTCAtaaagcacagccctgctgaaagCTGCAGGAGCCGAGGGcttggtggggagggggctgagaGGAGCATCAGGGTCTCCACAGGGAGGGGGAGTGGAAGCATGGGATTTGGCAGGCTTTAGGGGGAGGGTGAAGccaggctctggggagctgcttTTATCAGTGCCTTTGCTTCTGTGTGATGAAATCCCAGGCAGGGAAGGGTGTCCCATTTCTTTTCCCTGGGAttgccagctcctgctgccaggccaTTCACTGGAAGAGCTGGACATGATTCTGGCTCTTTCCCCCATGCTGTCACATGTGTGTGTCAGCATGGGAGTGTGGggctctgctttgctcctgtccctcctctggGTCATGGTGGGGTTCACTTTGTGCTGCCCCCTCATCCTAATCATCTGCTTTTCCATCTGTCTCCATGGCAGGAAGAAATCCCTGACAGGCGAAGAAAAGCGGAGGTAGGACTGactcccaccctgctcctgctccctggggacTGGCCCCTATCCcaaaggctctgctgctgtcttcAGCACGGACCCTAAAGCAAGAGCTGGGGGTCCCCATCAGGGAGCCAGCTACTTCCCAGCTACCCTGGGAGTCTGGGAGAAGGGTTTGCCTCAGGGAGAAGGGTTTGCCTCAGGGAGGGACCTTCCCAGGCAGAGTGTGGTGCTGGGATGAGGGTCCCTTCTGTCATGCTCAGAGGGATATGCCAGACTCTGGAAGGATGAGTGCAGCTGAGCCTGAGGGGCTAATGtgatggtgtttgcaggggtcccaggatgagggaagagacaaggatctgactccatgtttcagaaggcttgatttattattttatgatatatattgtattaaaactatactaagggaatagaagaaaggatttcatcagaaggccagctaagaataggaaaagaaggaatgataacaaaggcttgtgtctcggacagagagtgcgagccagctgactgggattggccattaattagaaacaactacatgagaccaatcacagatgcacctgttgcactccacagcagctgataatcattgtttacattttgttcctgaggcctctcagcttctcaggagaaaaaatcctaaggaaaggatttttaataaaatatgtctgtgacaggctGCCTCCTCCACAAGGGTCCTGGCATGAGGGTCTTCCATGGCACCTCCTTGGCAGCATTTGGAAACTCTGCATGGTGGGAGGGTAGGACATGTCACCAGTGTGCCTCCCTGTCTGCAGGAACAAGAACGGGCACGTGGGACTGTGCCTGCAGGATCCGTCCCACCCTGGCACCTGCACCGTCCACAGGTCAGAGTTCTGGAGCTCCTACCGCCTAAACATCACCGAGGTGAACCCCCTGGGCTTCAGCTACCGCCTTCTTGATGTCACCATGCAGGCCATCAGTGAgtccccatccatccatccatccatccatccatccatccatccatccatccatccatccatccatccatccacccgtCTGTCCCATTGTTtgtccatccctgtgcagtTACCTGTGGGTGACAGCAGGGAACCCTGTGCATGGCAGTGTGGGGTGACAAGGGCTTCCTGACCTTTCCCACACAGTTAAGCCAGACCCTCCAGAGGGCTTAGTGGTGGAGCCCATCCCCCTGGCCCCACGGCGGCTCCATGTGAGCTGGAAGTACCCTTCCTCCTGGCCAAAGGAACCCCACTTCCAGCTACGGTTTCGGCTCCAGTACCGACCCGTCATCCACCGTTCCTGGTCCGTGGTGAGTGTGCAAGGGAAGGCAGGGCCAGTACAGGAGCAGGGAGTGCATGGGGCCAGGGAGAggtgcccctgcctgccccacagctcccctCTGCCTGGCACAGGTAGAGACAGTGAATCTGTCTGAGGTTATCACGGATGCCTTCGCCGGGCTGGAGCACGTGGTCCAAGTCAGTGCCAAAGATTTCCTGGATGCGGGGAATTGGAGTGAGTGGAGTGCTGAGGCCCGGGCAACGCCAGTCAGAGGtgagagagggacaggctgcagcctccagcagccAACCACATTGTGCCATCCCTCCCCAAAGTCCCTCCAGAACTCTGGACTTCCCCTCTTCAGTCCCTTCCCCATGGCACTCATTCCCCCAAAGATCAACCAGAGTGAGTCTCTACTCCAGGACCACTGAAGGTtgagaggcagagctgcaggaggacaaAACTCCCCAAATCTCCAAGACCATGTCAGTCTGCAGCTGCGCTGATGCCATTTGGGGATTGCCCGCCACAGGCTTGGGACAGAGAGGGGCTTCCAAAGCACCATTAGCACCTCAGTGGCACCCTTGGGCTCGTGGGACCTCTGGAGCACAAAGACACCCTTCCACACTCCTCTCTGTAGGTCCCTGAGGTGCTGCAAATGCTTTTGGTGAGTGTTTCCATCCCTTCTGTCCTTCCAGACCTGGCCTCCACAGCAAGTGAAGAAACCACTACAGATGCCAGACTGGAGAGCCTGGCTGAGGAGCCCTCCCAGGCTCCCAACCCTGAGCCCATCAGTGAGTAGAGCTAGGGGTGGTGGGCAGGAGGGCCATGTGTGCTGCTGAGAGCAATGGGAAGGGTCTCTTGCCCCAAGCCCATgtgtgcctgggctgtgggagTGTCCAGGAGCTTGCCATAGGGTCCCCCAGGTGCTGGGGACTGTGACATCCCTCAGCTGTGACAATCTCTCTGTCCCAGATGGCAGTGACCCCTTGGAGAAGATGGCCGTCCTGGTGTCCCTTGGGATCTTTGCCTTCTTCATCCTGGCTGCTGTTCTTGTTATCACCATCCTCATCTGGTAGGCTGGGTTTGGAGAAGGAGGGGCTGTATAATTGttgtccccatcccatcctgaaCCCTCAGCATGGAGTGCCCTGTaatcccccagccctgctctgtggtcCCTGCCAAAACACACCCACTGATGCCCTGTAGGGTGATTTATGCTGCCCTTGCCCCTGTGCCTCACCAGTGCCTCTTCCCAGCGCATCCATTActgcccagcctgcctgggCTCTTTCCAACGACCCCAGATCCAAGGGACCTTTCTCTGAATCCCCTCACGATGCTGCTCCTTCTAATATCCTCCCAAAGGCTCCTGCTGGAGAGTCTCACACTCCAGAGTTAGCACAGACATCCCTCCATGTGCCTTTGCTCCCTGGGAATCCTGTCCCCAGGTCCCCTCTCATCCCACCACCATGGGATCTCCAGGCCATGCTCTGGCTCTGCTATCAGTCTctgttcccatcccagtccTGTTCTATCTGGTGACCAGTTCCTGCTGTAGCCCTGGAGCTGACCCACTGGAGAGGTTaagctgagctgggcacagctggatggaAACACAGCAGGATCCCTGAGAATCTGGGCAATCCTGATGCTCAGGGAGGCTGCTTGGGGTCTTCAGCCACCATTGCTCTCATCCCCAGGCTCCGGGTGAGGAAACACGGCAAGGACAAGACCAAACCCAGCTTTTTGGTTGCTGCCACCCACTTGAAGGCACTACCAAGTGAGTTGGGGTGCAGGGTGgggaatgggggggaaatgtggggcGGGAAATGTGGAGCATGGGGCAGGTGAGTGTCTCCAGTGTCCCCCTTGACCCCCTGTCCTCTCTCTTGGCAGAAGCTCAGATCCTGTAGTGAGCCCTGGCcgatccctgctccctgcacccacTTGCCCACGCGTGGGACTTGATGCCACTGCTGGCCCCAAGGAGCCCACGCCTCCCGGGTCACCCCACAGCTGTGGACATTGCCGGAGCCCCAACACCCTGGGGTTGCAGGATGGATCCTAAGGAGAGAGGCTCTGCTCTCGGGAGCATTGGACTGCCTGGGCCCACCAGGAGCCAGCTGGAGTCACTTCAGGCTCAGGGTGACAGGCCAGCTCCACCTCTGAGCGCTGCTAAACCAATGGGGATAAGAGACTGAGCCAGCCCCACTGCACTGCCTAGTGCTGAGGGGGACCATGGGTGTAGGCTCCGGGGGTGCCAGGCATCAGTGGGGTGCTGATCCCTGCCTGTCACCCCCCACCAGCCACCAGCAGGCAGAAGAGAACaccccctgccccttccctctgccccagtCCCCCGTGCTGTGGCTGGATGGAGCAGAGATGCCAATAAAGGGGATATGCCAATGCTATCATTGGCACTGTCCAGGCAAAACCCCTGTGCAGGTGATGCTGGGCCAAGGGAAGGGTGAGTGCCAGCTTGGGAATGGTCCTTGCAGGAggtgcacaggcagcagggctgcctcccAAACTGTTCAGTCCTCTCCCCAGGTGCgtggaggggctgagggagacCCATGCCGAGGCTAAGTGCCAGAAGAGGATGCAGACAGGCAGCTGTGTGGGACATCTCCCCTACCCTCACCAGCATGACAGCTGAGACAGGACCGTCTGCACAGCCCCCTTGCTCTGCATGTGGCCCCCTTGCTGCACCTCGACCCAGCCCCTCTAATGGCTTCCATGTGTTGGCACCTCCAGATCCTGGTGCTCCGTGCCAGCAGCCCAACGAGATCCAGATGGAGCTGGGGGGAAATTCAGACAGCAGCAATGtgtggagcagggggagcagagccagTGCAGGATGGGGACCCACCTGGGTCCTGGGGCTGCCCGTGAACCCACGATGCAGAGGGAGCCTGgactggggcagccacaacggGTCCTTGTGTGGGCTGTgttggagggagctggggcaggctgtgccTTTTGCAATGTGTTGTGTGCCCACAGACTCgctgctgctctcactgggTGCCCTGGTTGTGGGGTCATGAGGGCTCTCCATGCTTGGCTTTGTGGGGTTGCAGCCCCTCACTGTCCCTCACAAGCACAGACACTGAGTGAGGGAGATGGGGGTCAGCCCTCTGTCTGCAGTGTGCTGCTGGcatggcactgtccctgcaccagagcagagctctccaCAGGCCAGGTGAGGGAAGTCACCAAGTTGGGGAGGTGTAAGGAGCCAGATCTTGCCTGGACTTCCAGGCTCAGCAGCCACATCGCCtctcccaggtgtatcccatgGTTTGTCAGCTCCAGCTGTATCACGCTGCCATcatctgctgtgctctggtccccagcacccagcccaaCCAACACCCATTCTGATGTGTCACACAGTCACCCTTGTCATGTCATGGTCTCTTCTCAGTCCCCAGCATGGcatgggcagccttcagcatTGGAAACCTCCTCTTATCACCACCAGGTCACAATCCTCTGCCTCTGTGGAAGGGATCAAGGCAGTGGTTGTCCAGAGATGCTGTAGAACACAGGTGATGTGCATCCCATAGCTGTGGCTCCAGTGTTGGCAAACAACTTAGTAATTTCCCAGCGTCTGGTGCTGGTTTGGAGACTGATGCCTGCTTGAGATgtagcagcacagcagccagaaaatgggagagagcagctctggcccctGTAATCTGCCTGCTTTTAAACTCCAGAAGGTCCATGCATGCTCCAAATAGAAGTTTGTTGCTGCTCTCTGGGGAACCCATAGGTCTGTGGTCTCTGTGTGCCAAGCCCTGTGTTCCCTTCCTTAGGTGAGGCTTGCCTGGCCAGGCAGTAGGGACACCCAATTCTGGTGACCAGGAGAGGCACATCTGGTCCTCATCACTGCATCCTGCTGCCCATGGCCCTGGAGTGTGACCCCTTTCCTCTCTGATGTCAGGAGGCATGACCTGCCATCCATTTGGCAGCTGAGATACCAAGAGCAGACAGGGAGTCTGCACGCCACCACAAAGTCCGGCATGCCTGCactgcagcttcctgctgggATGTCCCATGGCTCAGCTCCCTACCCCAGCAGCCTGTAGATGTGACACACAAGCCTTGGGGACCCAAAGGAAGCAGCAAATCCTGTGCTTTGGGGAATAAAGATGCCTGGTGCCGGGTGCTGCCCTCCCTGTTGCCAAAGGGGAGGATGAACTGGTGCTGGACGTGGGCAAACAGGGCTTTCCAGTGGACTGAGAAGATGCAAGGGGAGGGCTGGGGCGAGCAGCAATCTGGAATAAAGGAGAGGGATCCAGATGCCAAAATCAACTTTGTCTTCAAGCtgtggagaagaaaaacaggaaggGATCATGAGACCAGTCCCAGTGTCGGCACCTCCCTGTCCCACTGTGGGGCCAGGGCACTTCCTCTGGGCTTGGGCTCCCTGGTGGCTCACACAGCTGCTGAGTGAGCAGGAGgcttcctgctgcaggctggagccCTGCCTGGACGCACCCTGCCCCAAGTAGGCAGAGGCACATCCAAACTTGCCTTTGCTGCCATATCCCACCCACCCCAGGGTGGATGCTGTGCCAAGATCGCCAGGGGAGCTGGTACAAGCCAGGCCTGGAGATGCTGAGAATGTGCCAGGTCAAAGCAGCCCATGGACAGAATCCACATGAGGCAGGGATGGGTCCAGCTTCCTGGCATGGAATAGGGACCAGCCCAAGCCCGGCAGGAAACAAAAGTTCAGGAGAACATGGCCTGGGATATACTTGGTTTGAAAAATTTCCATCAATTTCAGCCAATGCTCCCCACCAGGGAAGGTCCCCAGCGCTGAGACACGCAGGCATCCATATCCGTTGTCTCCATCCAGCACAGGGCGACCAGATCATGTCTCAGGCAGGGGCTTGTTTGGGAAATCCATAGCTTTGGCAAAAGCCATGCAGCAGGGCACTGGTTGTGGGCGGTtgtgcagcactgcctgggctgtttgactgccaccagccctgccaaaTTTCTGAGCTAGCCCTCAGGATtagcctcctcctctcccttcctcGCTGCCAGGATCAGCCCGCATTTTGCAGGGGAGGAGGCGAGTTGCACAGGACTGTGAAGCAAAACATCTCAACTTACCTCTcatggctgctcctgcttcctTCTGTGCCAAATCCTGAgccagggaaagagggaaaggcagCTTCAGCAGAATAGCCATGAAACATACATCTATCTATATGCACCATGAGAGGATGCAGAGAGCAAAGGGTACATACACAGTCAGTGGttcagcagggagggagggaaggaggatgcATGGATTGAGGGAAGCAGACATGCAGATGTGTATATGGATGCGTGGATCAGTTgtcagagggaggaaggggTAGATCGATTTATAGATGAATGTATGGATAGGTATTTGGACACTCAGTTACCATCCCAAGCATCAAAGATGCTCTCTCTGCAGGGGCTGACTTGTGAAGAGGGAGGAGAGGCCCATGGGCAGAGAGCAAGGATTGTGTTTGGGAACAAGTCTTGGGTGTGACCTATGCACCCAGTCCTCATATAAATGGCATCACAGCTGACGTGAGGAGACAGAGGCTGAACTGTCACCAGTTCAGGTCCTGGGAGTACTGGGGAGAATGTGGGCCATCTCCAGAGGGATTGCATCCCCCTCAGGAGCCGCTTCCATCTCACACTGCCCAGACACTGagagagcaggaacagcagggactATGCCCACAGACACAGTGAATCCAAACatgaatgctttaaaaacatAGTGCTGAGTGCTCACCCTGACCATGGTTTTCATCTCACCTCCATGTGGATACCTCTGCCTGGGAACTTGCTAGAGATCCACGACTGAACCCATTAGAGATCCCTGCAATCCCCCAGACTCCCTCTTCTTCGTCTGCCTCCCTTTCTAGCTGCCACAGCCCTGAACATTCCTTGCTCTTCTTTCCTGAAACAGAAGAGGAGACATCACCTGCCAGGCCAGATGTGGAGAAGGGAGAGACCTGAGCTGCCTCTTGCTGCTGCATTGTCAGCTTCTCCCTCCAGAAAtgggttgtttctttttttgcttgctgAGGCtggccccttccctgcctctaGGAAGCTTTTGGTGTTTCACAGATGGGAAATGCCAAGCACCTGGCCACAAAGATGCTGGGAAGCAACAGCCAGCAGCATAGCTCTGCCCAAGCACTGCTGCTGGTGATGCTCTTGGGAAatggctgctccctgctccaagcagcagcagcagcagcccacaaTTTTCCTGctagatttttcctttttcttttttttttctttttcttttttttcctttttcagcacTAGAAACAGTCCTGCTGTCCAAGCAAAAGTTCCCAGTGTTTTGTGTTCCTGCCCTGGAGTGTGGTGTCACTAGGGGACACGTGCTGTGTGCTCCCCGtgcacacatttctgagcaCTACACCTCCTCAGGGGTGCCATGTTACTTGCTCAGAGGAGATGATTTCCTCCCTTCCCCGTGGCAGGAACTCCatcttctcctccagctgcagggactaAAACAGAGCAGGACATGCTTTGggagcttccctgggcagcccctctaCCTGCTCTCCTCCCACCAGCTgcaccttttccttcccttccttcacTGCCACATCAGCTGCTTTGTCAGCATGGGCCGAATAAACTAGTAGAGGTTATGGACAGCATGGCCCAGACCTCTGCAGAAACTTCTGAACCAGCTGGGGCACTCCAGTGCTTCCCATgtttccaggattccatggagCAGGCACTGGGTAGACAGAGTTCTGTACAGCTGTGCCTTTGTCTGCATCCTGAATATGATGGACCCCAGTTAAAGGTGCCTCTGGGAGTCTCGTGTGCTCTTTGCAGGGTCACATCACATTCAAGCAACTCCCAGCCTTTGTTCTCCACTGGAAGATCCACCAGatgtgggagcagctgagctccaCATGAATTCCAGGCACTGGCACCAGCACAGTCACCTCTGTGCTGATGGATCTGGAGGCCATAAGGTGCCAAAAGTGTCCAAGATCTGTCTGAGATCCCTTCCTGGGATCACGGCTGATCCCCAGGATGATCTGCAGGTCTTAAAGGCACTGATTCCCAGGGGGAAGCTAACCTGGAAAGTTCTGATCACTAGAAATAAGCTGACCTGGAAGGCACTGATGACAGAGAGGATGCTGATTCGGAAGGTGCTGATTGCCAGTGGAGTGCCGGAGATGCCAGCCTGGAGATCCCAGGAGGATCCTAACCTGGAAGAGAGATGCCTGGGAGGATGCCAGTCTGGAAGGCACCAATCCCCAGGGGTTTGCTGATCTGAAAGGCACCATTTATCCAGAACATGATGCTTTTTCCCCTACTGCAGAGCACTTCTTTCAGCTCCCCACCTACACTGGGCAGCAGCTCGGCCAGGGTCCTCTCCAAGGGCTCAGGCTAGGGATCCACAGCCAGGATCCTCTCCAAGGGTTTGGGCTAGGGATCCACAGCCAGGATCCTCTCCAAGGGCTCAGACTAGGGATCCACAGCAAGGATCCTCTCCAAGGGTTTGGGCTAGGGATCCACAGCAAGGATCCTCTCCAAGGGTTTGGGCTAGGGATCCACAGCCAGGATCCTCTCCAAGGGCTCAGGCTAGGGATCCACAGCCAGGATCCTCTCCAAGGGCTCAGGCTAGGGATCCACAGCCAGGATCCTCTCCAAGGGCTCAGGCTAGGGATCCACACTCAGGCAGGCATCTATGGCTGGCGGCAAAGAGCCTGGCGAGCCTCCTGGGGGAAGCTGAACCAGCAGCACCTATTCCAATTTCCTtctccccagagctcccagctgggagccGCTGCCCAGCTATGGGCAAGGGGGCGTGTGGCTCCCAGCTACTGCCAAAATAGCCACGAGCCCCGTCCTTCTGCAGGGGAGATACACAGACTCTGTTTTCCCACTAGATGGCAAACGTTGCCTTCAAAAACAGCCTTCGGATAAATCGTGTCCATCCCtctgagaggaggctgggaaaACGCTCAGGGAAAAGCCCTGGGAGTGACGGGCCTGAGGCTTCTTCAGCGTGGGGCGGGGGGTGGCAGGGACCCTAGCATGCTCCCCATCttgctttttctgttatttctgaaatgtttgtcCTTTCCCACCTGTCTGGTTTCTCCCTGGTTCTGGAAGACCCACCCTTGCCCTATGCTGGTGGGACTGAGCACCCTGGGCATGCAGGAGAAGCATCTGGTTAACCCTGGGTAGCACCTTGAACTTCCCAGCCAGAGAGAAAAGTCCAGGAGCTTTTCTGGGAATTAATTACACTGTGGTTTGCAAACCAAATGAGTGTTCATTCCTCTCTGCAAGTGCCCAGGTCCACAGGCAAGCCATTATGCTGTGTGTAAATAAAGGAGGCAGGGATGAAGGCTGTGCATGGAGATGTGCACACTTGTCTGAGGTCTTCTACCAGCTCAGAAGTATTTCCAGGCTTGTTCAAGTTTTAATTCACACCCAGATTTTTTCATGGTCTCTGTGTTATCCTTGTGCAGAAGTTTCCTGAGTGtttgctgctggccctggcattGATGCAATGTTGCCGTGTGGTTAAACATGATGTGTCATAGCTGATGAAGGAGCTAACTGTGGATGGTAAATGTTTAATATGGACAAATCAAGCCAATTAGGGAATGTCAAGAGAAAAGTGTGTCATCTCAGCTGTGTCTGTCCTGTGTGGAGGAGAGGTTCTGTGGAAGGGTGAAACCCCTGCCACTGCAGGATCAGCAGCTCCTAACACCAGCCAAGTGTAAAGATGCTGCATGCAGATCTTCCTGCAGACCTCCAGTCCACCCTGTGGGTGCCTTCACCTGTTGGACAAGGACAGTTTTTTCAGAACAAGGCTTTGTTTCTGTAATGCAGACCTCTGGCTGGCTGGAGGGAATGGCAGCCATCTCCAGTGCCGAGCTGGCAAATGAGAAGTAATAAATCATCTCACTTAAAACATTCCTTGTAGACCCCCAACAGAACTCTTGGTGGTTCACAGCATGCTGCCTGGTTTTGTGGCAAGCCTGTGGCCTGGTTTTGTGGCAAGCCTGTGGCTCAGCAGTGCTCAGAGAGGAGCACCATGGATCCCCAACAAAGGCAGCCCCTCACCAAGCATTAATTAAGTAATGGCAGCAGCTGTATTCCTTCCACAAAACACTGTGGAGCCCTGCTAATCACAGCTTCCTCTGCCCCcctctgcctcagtttctccctGGGCACATTGCTATCCTTTACACTTGGCTCCTTCAGGTGTCCTGGCCACTTCCTTCGGGAAGAGATCATTGCCCGTTCTTCCACGAGGGCTGGCAACTCCCTCACAAGGCTATTTATAGTCACAGAGAAAGCtctggaaaatgaaaggaataaTGTGTCTGGGGAATAGAAACTGAGGGAGCTGTTGGTAGCCAGTCAGCAGCCtgaggctcagggcagcaggcCAGGGAAGGATCGTGATAAGCCAAGCAGGTAGAAAGCCCTTCTGGCCCTTTCCAGCTGGGCTCCCTGCCAACCCTTGTGTTGGTATGTGCTgatggctggggacagcagggacagcagtgaccaCATGGATGGTgtgggctctggggcagcaccCCTGTGGCTTGAGGCCTCCCATCCCTTGGTGAAACTCACagcctctgcaggcagcagagcagaagttAAGCACATGTGTGGCTGTTTCACTCCTGAAGCTGAGATTTGCCAGTCCGGGAGGGTTTGACCTCTTGGCCTGAGGACACCAAGGAATGGACAAGTCCCCACATCTGGGGCTGTCATATCTTTGCCTTGATGTGTGCTTGATTCCAGCTTTCCAGTCCAGGTCCTGGGAGTGGTTCTGTCCCTTCCCTATAGGCTCAGGGTTCTGGGGGTGGCTTCCACCAAACAAATGCTTCCTGCCTCTGCATGGCATCTCTAACTGGTGACAGactgccatgggcagcagcCACCCTCCCACCCCCCAGTCTTACTTTAGGCCTCGTCTCAGACCCCTGGAGGCTGGGCCCTGTCAGGAGTGGTCTCAAGACAACCAGGGGCTGAAGCAAACTGGGGGCCACGTTCTCTCCCATCTGCAGCAGGGTGACACCATTCATATCCCTCAGCTCGTGCTGCCTGGTGAGAAAATCCTCTAAGCATGGAGCTGGCAATGCTTCAGAAAATCTGGTAGAGCTGCACCAAGTAAGGACCTGCACCTCTCTCCCAGTGgccttgcccaggattttggCACGATGTGGGGCACTGGTGGCAGACTCAAAGAGGCTGCAGGGGACTGTGGGGCTGGACATCCCCTTTGTGCTTGCTCAGATGCTCCAGCAGGTGATGGATGAGAGGCATGAGCAGGCCAGGTAGCCGAAGGAGCTGGAGAAATGCTTttgctgtgtgcagagctgagggATGAGCCCCCCCCAGACCCTTGTGGCAGAGCAAAGGCAATAACCCACCATGGCACACCGAGAGCCCCAGCAGAATCATCACACAGAAACCAGCATCCAGGCCTGCACAGAGAGGAGCAAGGGTGCTCCAGCTACATTTGCATTAAGAaatcagctctgccagggacTGCTTTCTGGTTGGGAATGTTGCCTGCCTTTGGGGTCAGGCTAGCTGACCTGGGCCAAAACCTGCCGGAAATGATGCTCAGAGTGTTCC
This window encodes:
- the IL11RA gene encoding interleukin-11 receptor subunit alpha, with amino-acid sequence MHSSIPSLGRVMVFLAAALASASFAIPEDWGEEGVQYGQLGTDVTLSCPGARASSAVRWRRAGAAVLPEGSVIQQGSLVLPSASPALGGTYSCHSEDGSLLHSVSLRLGHLPGVPFVSCRASDYENFSCSWTSSVETFLPTRYITTYRKKSLTGEEKRRNKNGHVGLCLQDPSHPGTCTVHRSEFWSSYRLNITEVNPLGFSYRLLDVTMQAIIKPDPPEGLVVEPIPLAPRRLHVSWKYPSSWPKEPHFQLRFRLQYRPVIHRSWSVVETVNLSEVITDAFAGLEHVVQVSAKDFLDAGNWSEWSAEARATPVRDLASTASEETTTDARLESLAEEPSQAPNPEPINGSDPLEKMAVLVSLGIFAFFILAAVLVITILIWLRVRKHGKDKTKPSFLVAATHLKALPKAQIL